Proteins from one Catenuloplanes atrovinosus genomic window:
- a CDS encoding protein kinase domain-containing protein, with translation MGRVWLAGDEMLRREVALKELILPAGLSEPEKADLRERMLREARAIARVDHPNVVRVFDVFRDGGEPWIVMEYVRCRPLNRALAEDGAMAVAQVARIGLDLLAALAAAHGAGVMHRDVKPGNVLLADEGRVVLTDFGLATVHGDSGLTHAGLVMGSPAYVAPERAHGDPARPESDLWSLGATLYAAVEGRPPYSRSSAMATLAALATELPPAPRHAGALLPVLEGLLRRDPAERISLAEAGSLMRQALGGAATPGVAGARAGAGGSGRDAVTDSDDHRGATQTWAATPPALAATEDTLRAAAPAADGCAAADKGSTPDGHTVTGPPVRRLSRWASIGTALGVLVLVVVAAGAVPLLGWFVSAETEPVAIAPSWQVPAVVSAEPAVPSANSTPVASASPSPSPSARRSRSASPAASRTRAVAASSPASITPVVSGRIIVNVGTSKCLGIPGSDPATTLPIHIWECDGTPGTSYTLPGDGRVQAVGGCLQVDDTAAGSNLHLAACDGGWKQRFSLNGSGDLVNVRANRCVEVTDGRNDNGTLLRLADCNGSVPQKWYIG, from the coding sequence ATGGGCAGGGTCTGGCTCGCCGGAGATGAGATGTTGCGACGCGAGGTCGCGCTCAAAGAACTCATTCTGCCGGCCGGGCTATCCGAGCCTGAGAAGGCGGACCTGCGCGAACGCATGCTCCGTGAGGCTCGCGCTATCGCCCGTGTGGACCATCCGAATGTGGTACGGGTTTTCGACGTCTTCCGTGACGGCGGAGAGCCGTGGATCGTCATGGAATACGTCCGATGCCGGCCGCTGAACCGGGCACTGGCCGAGGACGGCGCGATGGCTGTCGCGCAGGTTGCCCGGATCGGGCTCGACCTGCTCGCCGCGCTCGCCGCCGCGCACGGGGCCGGGGTGATGCACCGGGACGTCAAGCCGGGCAACGTCCTGCTGGCCGACGAGGGCCGGGTGGTCCTCACCGACTTCGGGCTCGCCACCGTCCACGGCGACTCCGGCCTCACCCACGCCGGCCTAGTGATGGGCTCACCCGCCTATGTGGCACCCGAGCGGGCGCACGGCGACCCGGCGCGGCCGGAGTCGGACCTGTGGTCGCTCGGCGCCACCCTGTACGCGGCGGTGGAGGGCCGTCCGCCCTACAGCCGTTCCTCGGCGATGGCGACGCTCGCGGCCCTCGCGACCGAGCTGCCTCCGGCACCACGGCATGCCGGCGCGCTGCTGCCCGTGCTGGAAGGACTGCTGCGCCGCGATCCGGCCGAGCGGATCAGCCTGGCCGAGGCTGGATCGCTCATGCGTCAGGCGCTGGGCGGCGCGGCCACGCCCGGGGTCGCCGGCGCCCGGGCGGGCGCCGGCGGCAGTGGACGGGACGCGGTCACGGACAGCGACGATCATCGGGGAGCCACCCAGACCTGGGCGGCCACGCCGCCCGCTCTCGCCGCCACGGAGGACACCCTTCGCGCCGCGGCACCGGCGGCTGACGGATGCGCCGCGGCGGACAAGGGTTCCACGCCGGACGGGCACACCGTCACCGGGCCGCCTGTCCGGCGTCTCAGCCGCTGGGCGTCGATCGGTACGGCCCTGGGCGTGCTGGTGCTCGTGGTCGTGGCCGCCGGGGCGGTACCCCTGCTGGGCTGGTTCGTCAGCGCCGAGACCGAACCGGTGGCGATAGCGCCATCCTGGCAGGTCCCGGCCGTCGTGTCCGCGGAGCCTGCGGTGCCGTCCGCGAACTCCACCCCCGTGGCGTCGGCGTCGCCGTCACCGTCTCCGTCGGCGCGGCGGTCGCGCAGCGCGAGCCCGGCCGCATCGAGGACCAGGGCGGTGGCGGCCAGCTCGCCCGCGTCGATCACCCCGGTGGTGTCCGGCCGCATCATCGTCAACGTCGGCACGTCGAAGTGCCTCGGCATTCCGGGCAGCGATCCGGCCACCACGCTGCCGATCCACATCTGGGAGTGCGACGGCACGCCGGGAACCAGCTACACGCTGCCCGGGGACGGCCGGGTGCAAGCGGTCGGCGGGTGCCTCCAGGTGGACGACACGGCCGCCGGCAGCAACCTGCACCTGGCCGCGTGCGACGGGGGCTGGAAGCAGCGCTTCTCCCTCAACGGCTCCGGTGACCTGGTCAATGTCCGGGCGAACCGCTGCGTCGAGGTGACCGACGGCAGGAACGACAACGGCACCCTGCTGCGACTGGCGGACTGCAACGGGAGCGTGCCGCAGAAGTGGTACATCGGCTGA
- a CDS encoding NADP-dependent oxidoreductase, with product MKAVRFRRYGGPEVLEITDVPRPRPGDGQVLIEVVTAALNPGEIGIREGLFATMWPATFPEGQGNDFSGVVAEVGAGVTGLVAGQPVIGFAPRAAQAEFVAAGVSTVAVLPSGIGWDAAATIAGVGATAWASVEAVAPRPGETVVVSAAAGGVGSYAAQLAALHGARVIGTASEGNHEFLASLGIVPVRYGPGLEARLRQAAPEGVHALIDTFGAGNVDAAIALGVSPSRINTIADGRAVHRYGVHHQAQEQADDPRIWSRLAGLIAEGRLTVPITRAYPLHEVRQAYRDLGTRHVRGKRVLHVAPASRRQRLGETVS from the coding sequence ATGAAAGCGGTGCGGTTCCGCCGGTATGGCGGCCCTGAGGTACTGGAGATCACCGACGTCCCCCGGCCTCGGCCGGGGGACGGGCAGGTACTCATCGAAGTGGTGACGGCCGCGCTCAATCCGGGCGAGATCGGCATCCGGGAGGGCCTTTTCGCCACCATGTGGCCGGCCACGTTCCCGGAAGGCCAGGGCAACGACTTCTCCGGCGTCGTCGCCGAGGTGGGCGCGGGCGTGACCGGCCTGGTGGCCGGCCAGCCGGTCATCGGCTTCGCCCCGCGCGCGGCACAGGCCGAGTTCGTGGCCGCCGGCGTCTCCACCGTGGCGGTGCTTCCGTCCGGCATCGGCTGGGACGCGGCGGCCACCATCGCCGGGGTCGGCGCGACCGCGTGGGCTTCAGTCGAGGCGGTCGCCCCTCGGCCCGGCGAGACCGTGGTGGTCTCCGCCGCCGCGGGCGGCGTGGGCAGCTACGCCGCCCAGCTCGCCGCGCTGCACGGCGCACGGGTCATCGGCACGGCGAGCGAGGGCAACCACGAGTTCCTCGCCTCGCTCGGCATCGTCCCGGTCCGCTACGGGCCCGGTCTGGAGGCACGCCTCCGGCAGGCCGCACCGGAGGGCGTACACGCGCTCATCGACACGTTCGGCGCCGGGAACGTGGACGCGGCGATCGCACTCGGCGTATCGCCGTCGCGCATCAACACCATCGCCGACGGCCGTGCGGTGCACCGCTACGGCGTGCACCACCAGGCTCAGGAGCAGGCCGACGATCCCCGGATCTGGTCGCGGCTGGCCGGGCTGATCGCCGAGGGCCGGCTGACCGTGCCGATCACCCGGGCGTACCCGCTGCACGAGGTCCGCCAGGCGTACCGCGACCTCGGAACGCGCCACGTACGTGGCAAGCGGGTGCTGCACGTGGCGCCCGCGTCACGCCGACAGCGGCTGGGCGAGACCGTCTCCTGA
- a CDS encoding AbfB domain-containing protein, which yields MSSLRQRATALAAMALAVVIAAIGAFQWSAAIAESEKRPSTPLSAADVIAVVEAARSCPTVSAARLAAQLQANTAHSAPDRDGVGLTTAVWQRWMPWRDAGRDDRRAAITALAHHMCDLVGQVRVAGIPGDRWTAALAAYRAGLTAVKAVNGVPAQVREYVDLVNQYAAWYAKQPTLDGGGAAPNAGTTLNLAKPAVTSAAPKPTQPTAPSPARPAPSASRTTAAPPPAAPAPKAATPMARALLPTGVKRLLRAGNFPDRYLRFHDDEMMWLDTMTSGSTAVERADATFTVVPGFSDSACYSFAGPDNRYLRHWAYRVYMSPLENLEVFHGDITFCARPGAVEGSLMFESYNKPGHYLRHRNSEVWIDPYEDSDQFRTDSSFFVVSSLS from the coding sequence ATGAGTTCCCTCCGGCAGCGGGCCACCGCGCTCGCCGCCATGGCGCTAGCGGTCGTCATCGCGGCGATCGGGGCCTTCCAGTGGAGTGCGGCGATCGCGGAGTCCGAGAAACGGCCCAGCACGCCGCTGTCCGCCGCCGACGTCATCGCCGTCGTGGAGGCGGCACGGTCCTGTCCCACCGTCTCCGCCGCCCGGCTCGCCGCGCAGCTACAGGCCAACACCGCCCACTCCGCTCCGGACCGGGACGGGGTGGGATTGACCACGGCCGTCTGGCAACGGTGGATGCCGTGGCGCGACGCCGGTCGCGACGACCGGCGAGCCGCCATCACCGCGCTGGCGCACCACATGTGCGACCTCGTCGGTCAGGTACGGGTGGCCGGGATACCCGGGGATCGCTGGACCGCGGCGCTGGCGGCCTACCGCGCCGGCCTGACCGCGGTGAAAGCCGTCAACGGCGTGCCCGCACAGGTACGGGAGTACGTCGACCTCGTCAACCAGTACGCCGCCTGGTACGCCAAGCAGCCGACCCTGGATGGCGGCGGCGCGGCACCGAACGCCGGCACCACGCTCAACCTGGCGAAACCTGCCGTCACCAGTGCCGCACCGAAGCCCACGCAGCCCACGGCACCGTCGCCGGCCCGCCCGGCGCCGTCGGCGTCGCGGACCACGGCCGCGCCACCACCGGCCGCACCGGCACCGAAGGCCGCTACGCCCATGGCGAGGGCGCTACTGCCGACCGGCGTCAAACGGTTGCTGCGCGCCGGCAACTTCCCCGACCGGTACCTGCGATTCCACGACGACGAGATGATGTGGCTCGATACGATGACGTCCGGCTCGACTGCGGTGGAGCGCGCCGACGCGACCTTCACCGTGGTGCCGGGCTTCTCCGACTCCGCCTGCTACTCGTTCGCCGGACCGGACAACCGGTACCTGCGGCACTGGGCGTACCGGGTCTACATGAGCCCGTTGGAGAACCTTGAGGTGTTCCACGGTGACATCACGTTCTGCGCCAGGCCCGGCGCGGTCGAGGGATCGCTGATGTTCGAGTCGTACAACAAGCCCGGCCACTACCTCCGGCACCGCAATTCGGAGGTGTGGATCGACCCGTACGAGGACTCGGACCAATTCCGCACGGACAGCTCCTTCTTCGTCGTCTCGTCACTGTCCTGA
- a CDS encoding S8 family serine peptidase yields the protein MNPRTSGRGAALRLALALLLAVSWAPRSALAAPSPEEFVKFYVVAVAYGGQPEQLPSIAERLLGDRNRATELFDMNKGRPQPAGGNLTDIGTLRPGWYLVLPWDALGTGVRYGALPVTPPAAPPPDIAPASGTPTPSTSGAPARREGCTASAAASRPGTNWGQVRLAPEVAWDRSRGADVLVALVDSGVDTQVSALAGRVAPGADMVTGAANGNVDCTGSGTALAGIIAGGTNGNGAAVGVAPEAEILPVRVVDNADRATPDDVASGITVAVSAGAGVIALGGVTNPADEVVADAIADAAEHDVVVIIAAPAGPSAQPASPGPASTAQLAPGAASTSPPAAGVLRVGGVGAEGQLAAQYRPGSVDVVAPGIDVASVGAAGTGAVVGSGTEYAVAFVAGAAALVRAAFPTMNAADVARQLTLTAAPVGPAGDAGTAEDSRYGAGMIDLAAAVAEPLAGDAGGIPFGGDPALWSLAALGGLALALVAAILWRLRARGWREAAAADDDVDGRPEESAAQTVMPRWPAGVADEDR from the coding sequence ATGAACCCGCGCACCAGCGGCCGGGGTGCGGCACTGCGGCTCGCGCTGGCCCTGCTCCTAGCCGTGTCGTGGGCACCACGCTCCGCCCTCGCGGCCCCGTCCCCGGAGGAGTTCGTCAAGTTCTACGTGGTGGCCGTCGCGTACGGCGGTCAGCCGGAGCAGTTGCCGTCGATCGCGGAACGGCTGCTCGGCGACCGCAACCGCGCCACCGAGTTATTCGACATGAACAAGGGCCGTCCGCAGCCGGCCGGCGGCAACCTGACGGACATCGGCACGCTGCGGCCCGGCTGGTACCTCGTGCTGCCGTGGGACGCGCTCGGCACGGGTGTGCGGTACGGGGCGCTGCCGGTTACTCCGCCGGCCGCGCCGCCGCCCGACATCGCACCCGCCAGCGGCACACCCACGCCTTCCACCTCCGGTGCTCCCGCGCGCCGGGAGGGCTGTACCGCCTCCGCGGCAGCCTCGCGCCCGGGGACGAACTGGGGACAGGTGCGCCTGGCACCCGAGGTGGCGTGGGACCGCAGCCGCGGTGCGGATGTCCTGGTGGCGCTGGTGGATTCCGGAGTGGACACGCAGGTCTCCGCGCTCGCGGGACGGGTGGCGCCCGGCGCGGACATGGTGACCGGCGCGGCGAACGGCAACGTCGACTGCACCGGTTCCGGCACGGCGCTGGCCGGGATCATCGCGGGCGGCACCAACGGCAACGGCGCGGCGGTCGGCGTCGCGCCGGAGGCGGAGATTCTTCCGGTGCGGGTCGTCGACAACGCCGATCGGGCGACGCCAGACGACGTGGCGTCGGGCATCACCGTGGCGGTCTCGGCCGGCGCGGGCGTGATCGCGCTCGGCGGGGTGACGAACCCCGCCGACGAGGTGGTGGCGGACGCCATCGCGGACGCGGCCGAGCACGACGTCGTGGTCATCATCGCCGCGCCGGCCGGACCGAGCGCGCAACCGGCATCACCCGGGCCGGCATCGACCGCTCAGCTCGCGCCGGGCGCCGCTTCCACGTCGCCGCCGGCTGCCGGCGTGCTGCGCGTCGGCGGCGTCGGTGCCGAGGGGCAACTCGCCGCGCAGTACCGGCCCGGCTCGGTGGACGTGGTGGCACCCGGCATCGACGTGGCCAGCGTGGGCGCCGCGGGCACCGGTGCGGTGGTCGGCAGCGGCACGGAATACGCCGTGGCGTTCGTCGCCGGTGCCGCCGCGCTGGTGCGGGCGGCCTTCCCGACGATGAACGCGGCGGACGTGGCGCGGCAACTCACGTTGACGGCGGCGCCCGTGGGCCCCGCCGGCGACGCCGGGACCGCCGAGGACAGCCGGTACGGCGCCGGAATGATCGATCTCGCCGCGGCCGTCGCGGAACCGCTGGCCGGTGACGCGGGCGGGATTCCGTTCGGTGGCGATCCGGCACTGTGGTCTCTGGCGGCACTGGGTGGGCTGGCGTTGGCGCTGGTGGCGGCCATTCTGTGGCGACTGCGCGCCCGCGGCTGGCGGGAGGCCGCTGCGGCCGACGACGACGTGGACGGTCGCCCGGAGGAGTCCGCCGCGCAGACCGTCATGCCTCGGTGGCCGGCGGGCGTTGCGGACGAGGATCGGTGA